In Arthrobacter citreus, a genomic segment contains:
- a CDS encoding aconitate hydratase, translating into MTNVDSFGSKGVLNVGGNEYEIFRLNSVEGAKSLPFSLKVLLENLLRTEDGANITADHVRALAQWDANAEPSTEIQFTPARVIMQDFTGVPCIVDLATMREAVAELGGDPKRVNPLAPAEMVIDHSVQIDAFGNAGALERNMEIEYQRNGERYQFLRWGQTAFDDFKVVPPGMGIVHQVNIEYLARTVMTREVDGVLRAYPDTCVGTDSHTTMVNGLGVLGWGVGGIEAEAAMLGQPVSMLIPRVVGFKLTGEIPAGATATDVVLTITEMLRKHGVVGKFVEFYGEGVGAVPLANRATIGNMSPEFGSTAAMFPIDAVTLDYLRLTGRSEENVALVEAYAKEQGLWHDPSVEIKYSEYLELDLSTVVSSIAGPKRPQDRVELTNAKEQFRKDLKNYVHETVEAESGTVDETLEETFPASDAPSFNANATQIEDHEHDLVSKRDAPADRSRNSVPVTMADGRSFELDHGAVSIASITSCTNTSNPSVMMAAAVLARNAVEKGLASKPWVKTSVAPGSKVVTDYYEKSGLIPYLEKLGFFVVGYGCATCIGNSGPLEEEISTAIQEADLAVTAVLSGNRNFEGRINPDVKMNYLASPPLVVAYALAGTMDFDFENDPLGQDEAGNDIFLKDIWPNPVEVQEIIDASINKEMFSNSYDTIFEGDDRWKSLPTPEGATFEWDTESTYVRKPPYFEGMKAQPEPVSDIEGARVLLKLGDSVTTDHISPAGSFKSDTPAGRYLLEHGVERKDFNSYGSRRGNHEVMIRGTFANIRIKNQLLDGVEGGFTRDFSQADAPQAAVYDASVNYQAAGIPLVVLAGKEYGSGSSRDWAAKGTALLGVKAVIAESYERIHRSNLIGMGVLPLQYPAGVNAESLGLTGTETFAVSGVTELNNGNTPKTVTVTATPENGEAISFEAVLRIDTPGEADYYRNGGILQYVLRQITAK; encoded by the coding sequence ATGACTAATGTGGACAGCTTCGGTTCCAAAGGCGTACTAAACGTCGGTGGAAACGAATATGAAATTTTCCGGTTGAATTCCGTCGAAGGCGCCAAGAGCCTTCCGTTCAGCCTCAAGGTCCTGCTGGAGAACCTGCTGCGCACCGAAGACGGTGCCAACATCACCGCAGACCACGTTCGCGCCCTGGCGCAGTGGGATGCCAACGCAGAGCCCAGCACTGAAATCCAGTTCACCCCCGCTCGGGTCATCATGCAGGACTTCACCGGTGTTCCCTGCATCGTGGACCTGGCAACCATGCGTGAGGCAGTGGCGGAATTGGGCGGAGACCCCAAGCGGGTCAACCCCCTTGCTCCGGCTGAAATGGTCATTGACCACTCCGTGCAGATCGATGCCTTCGGTAATGCCGGTGCCCTCGAGCGCAACATGGAAATCGAATACCAGCGCAACGGCGAGCGGTACCAGTTCCTTCGCTGGGGCCAGACGGCGTTTGACGACTTCAAGGTTGTTCCCCCGGGCATGGGTATTGTCCACCAGGTCAACATCGAGTATTTGGCCCGCACCGTGATGACCCGTGAAGTTGACGGCGTCCTGCGCGCCTACCCGGACACCTGCGTCGGCACCGACTCCCACACCACCATGGTCAACGGCCTGGGCGTGCTCGGCTGGGGCGTTGGCGGCATCGAAGCCGAAGCTGCCATGCTTGGCCAGCCCGTCTCCATGCTGATCCCGCGCGTTGTCGGCTTCAAGCTCACCGGCGAGATCCCGGCCGGCGCCACCGCCACCGACGTCGTGCTGACCATCACCGAAATGCTGCGCAAGCACGGTGTTGTCGGCAAGTTCGTGGAGTTCTACGGAGAAGGCGTTGGAGCCGTTCCGCTGGCCAACCGCGCCACCATCGGTAACATGAGCCCGGAATTCGGTTCCACCGCTGCCATGTTCCCGATCGACGCCGTCACGCTGGACTACCTGCGCCTCACCGGCCGGTCCGAGGAGAACGTGGCCCTCGTTGAGGCCTACGCCAAGGAACAGGGCCTGTGGCACGATCCCTCCGTCGAGATCAAGTACTCCGAGTACCTTGAACTGGATCTGTCCACCGTGGTTTCCTCCATTGCCGGACCGAAGCGCCCGCAGGACCGCGTGGAGCTGACCAACGCCAAGGAGCAGTTCCGCAAGGACCTCAAGAACTACGTTCACGAGACGGTTGAAGCCGAGAGCGGCACCGTGGACGAGACGCTGGAAGAAACGTTCCCGGCGTCGGACGCACCGTCCTTCAACGCCAATGCGACCCAGATCGAAGACCACGAGCACGACCTGGTCTCCAAGCGGGACGCCCCGGCCGACCGCTCCAGGAACTCTGTTCCGGTGACCATGGCTGACGGCCGCAGCTTCGAGCTGGACCACGGCGCCGTGTCGATCGCCTCGATCACGTCCTGCACCAACACGTCCAACCCCTCGGTGATGATGGCGGCAGCAGTGCTGGCCCGCAACGCCGTCGAAAAGGGCCTCGCCTCCAAGCCGTGGGTCAAGACCTCCGTGGCTCCCGGCTCCAAGGTAGTCACCGACTACTACGAGAAGTCCGGCCTGATCCCGTACCTGGAGAAGCTCGGCTTCTTCGTCGTCGGTTACGGCTGCGCCACCTGCATCGGTAACTCGGGCCCGCTGGAAGAGGAAATCTCCACGGCCATCCAGGAAGCCGACCTCGCCGTCACCGCAGTGCTTTCCGGTAACCGCAACTTCGAAGGCCGGATCAACCCGGACGTGAAGATGAACTACCTGGCCTCCCCGCCGCTGGTGGTTGCCTACGCACTGGCCGGCACCATGGACTTCGACTTCGAAAATGACCCGCTGGGCCAGGACGAAGCCGGTAACGACATTTTCCTGAAGGACATCTGGCCGAACCCGGTCGAGGTCCAGGAAATCATCGACGCCTCCATCAACAAGGAGATGTTCAGCAACAGCTACGACACCATCTTCGAAGGCGACGACCGCTGGAAGTCCCTGCCCACCCCCGAAGGCGCAACCTTCGAGTGGGACACGGAGTCCACGTACGTCCGGAAGCCCCCGTACTTCGAGGGCATGAAGGCTCAGCCGGAGCCGGTCTCCGACATCGAGGGCGCCCGCGTCCTGCTGAAGCTCGGCGATTCGGTCACCACCGACCACATCTCTCCGGCCGGTTCCTTCAAGTCCGACACCCCGGCGGGCCGTTACCTGCTGGAGCACGGTGTCGAGCGCAAGGACTTCAACTCCTACGGCTCCCGCCGAGGCAACCACGAAGTGATGATCCGCGGCACGTTCGCGAACATCCGCATCAAGAACCAGCTGCTCGACGGCGTTGAAGGCGGCTTTACCCGCGACTTCAGCCAGGCTGACGCACCGCAGGCAGCCGTCTACGACGCTTCGGTCAACTACCAGGCCGCCGGCATTCCGCTGGTTGTCCTGGCCGGCAAGGAGTACGGTTCCGGTTCCTCGCGTGACTGGGCTGCCAAGGGCACCGCACTGCTGGGCGTCAAGGCCGTCATCGCCGAGAGCTACGAGCGTATCCACCGCTCCAACCTCATTGGCATGGGCGTCCTTCCGCTGCAGTACCCGGCCGGCGTCAACGCCGAGTCCCTGGGCCTGACCGGCACGGAGACCTTCGCGGTTTCCGGTGTGACCGAGCTGAACAACGGCAACACGCCCAAGACCGTCACGGTCACGGCGACGCCGGAGAACGGCGAGGCGATCTCCTTCGAGGCCGTGCTGCGCATCGACACCCCGGGTGAAGCTGACTACTACCGCAACGGCGGCATCCTGCAGTACGTACTGCGCCAGATCACGGCGAAGTAG